The proteins below come from a single Cylindrospermopsis raciborskii Cr2010 genomic window:
- the lepA gene encoding translation elongation factor 4 yields MTEVPAIRIRNFCIIAHIDHGKSTLADRLLQATGTVEDRQMKEQFLDNMDLERERGITIKLQAARMNYTAKDGQRYVLNLIDTPGHVDFSYEVSRSLAACEGALLVVDASQGVEAQTLANVYLALEHDLEIIPVLNKIDLPGAEPDRVIGEIEEIIGLDCSGAILASAKEGIGIPEILEAIVERVPPAADTVSQRLRALIFDSYYDSYRGVIVYFRVMDGTVKKGDRIYLMASDKEYEIDELGVLCPNQTQVEELHAGEVGYLAAAIKAVADARVGDTITLAKAKASEALPGYTEANPMVFCGMFPIDADQFEDLREALEKLRLNDAALQYEPETSSAMGFGFRCGFLGLLHMEIVQERLEREYNLDLIITAPSVVYKVITIKGEELYIDNPSHLPAPNDRERIEEPYVQVEMITPETFVGTLMELSQNRRGVFKDMKYLTQGRTTLTYELPLAEVVTDFFDQMKSRSRGYASMEYHLIGYRENPLVKLDIMINGDPVDSLAMIVHRDKAYNVGRSMAEKLKELIPRHQFKVPIQASIGTKVIASEHIPALRKDVLAKCYGGDISRKKKLLQKQAKGKKRMKAVGTVDVPQEAFMAVLKLDQS; encoded by the coding sequence ATGACTGAGGTTCCCGCCATTCGCATTCGCAACTTCTGTATTATCGCTCATATAGATCATGGGAAGTCCACCCTGGCTGATCGTTTACTGCAGGCCACTGGGACGGTAGAAGACCGACAAATGAAAGAGCAGTTCCTAGATAATATGGATCTAGAACGGGAGCGTGGCATCACAATTAAGCTGCAAGCAGCCCGCATGAATTACACCGCTAAGGATGGACAGCGGTATGTGTTGAACTTAATTGACACTCCTGGTCATGTGGACTTTTCCTATGAAGTTTCACGCTCTTTAGCTGCTTGTGAAGGTGCTTTATTGGTAGTTGATGCTTCCCAGGGGGTAGAGGCCCAAACCTTGGCCAATGTGTACCTGGCCTTGGAACATGACCTGGAAATTATCCCCGTGTTAAATAAAATTGATTTACCAGGAGCAGAACCAGATCGGGTCATTGGAGAAATTGAGGAGATTATTGGACTAGATTGTAGCGGGGCAATTTTAGCCTCCGCTAAGGAAGGAATAGGTATTCCAGAAATTTTAGAGGCTATAGTCGAGCGCGTACCCCCAGCAGCTGATACTGTCAGTCAACGATTAAGGGCCTTGATCTTTGATAGCTATTATGATAGCTACCGGGGAGTAATAGTTTATTTCCGGGTAATGGATGGCACAGTCAAAAAAGGCGATCGCATTTATTTGATGGCCTCCGACAAGGAATATGAGATTGACGAGTTAGGAGTTCTTTGTCCCAACCAGACTCAGGTAGAAGAATTGCACGCGGGGGAGGTGGGTTATCTGGCTGCGGCGATTAAGGCGGTAGCTGATGCACGAGTGGGTGATACTATTACATTAGCAAAGGCTAAAGCTAGTGAAGCTTTACCAGGTTATACTGAAGCTAATCCCATGGTTTTTTGTGGTATGTTTCCTATAGATGCAGACCAATTTGAAGACTTACGGGAGGCTTTAGAAAAGCTAAGATTGAATGATGCTGCTTTGCAATACGAACCAGAAACTTCCAGTGCTATGGGATTTGGATTCCGTTGTGGGTTTTTAGGTTTGCTGCACATGGAAATTGTCCAGGAGCGGTTAGAGCGGGAATATAATCTGGATTTGATTATTACTGCTCCTTCCGTGGTTTATAAGGTGATTACTATCAAGGGTGAGGAACTCTATATTGACAATCCAAGCCACCTACCAGCACCTAACGATCGAGAAAGAATAGAAGAACCCTACGTACAAGTAGAAATGATTACTCCAGAAACCTTTGTAGGAACCCTAATGGAGTTATCACAAAATCGTCGGGGTGTGTTTAAGGATATGAAATACCTTACCCAAGGTAGAACCACTCTTACATACGAACTTCCCCTAGCTGAAGTAGTGACGGACTTTTTTGATCAGATGAAGTCCCGATCCCGTGGGTATGCTAGTATGGAATATCATCTAATTGGCTACCGTGAAAATCCTCTAGTAAAATTGGATATTATGATCAATGGTGACCCGGTAGACTCCTTGGCAATGATCGTTCACCGAGATAAAGCCTACAATGTGGGTAGATCCATGGCTGAAAAGTTGAAGGAATTAATTCCACGTCATCAGTTTAAAGTTCCTATCCAAGCTTCTATAGGCACTAAAGTAATTGCCAGTGAACATATCCCTGCTTTGAGAAAAGATGTTTTGGCTAAGTGCTATGGTGGTGATATTAGTCGTAAGAAAAAGCTTTTGCAAAAACAAGCTAAGGGTAAAAAACGGATGAAAGCTGTAGGGACAGTGGATGTACCTCAAGAAGCTTTTATGGCTGTGTTAAAGTTAGATCAAAGCTAG
- a CDS encoding glycosyltransferase gives MLPIGEALLLKGHRVTFVGIPDAQARVEALGIHFFPVAMESFPQGSIEKIFETLGKREGLSALLYTIGIFRHVSYMVLQDGAIACKDLKLDGMVIDQTSTEAVAIAKILNIPYVTVCSALPFNQEVGIPPVFTTWQYGDSWFFKLRNQLTNYVGSLIGKIIHEPANQFLKNNQLPIPTTFDSSLAIICHQPKSLEYPRKTLPDNFHFTGPFHTTTSRKFVDFPWEKLSDKPLIYASMGTLQNRLKNTFQTIAAACENLDIQLVISLGGSANPEDLPPLPGHPLVVRYAPQIELLQRASLTITHGGMNTTIESLTHGVPLVAIPITNDQPGVAARIQWSGCGEFLELKQLTVQKLREKVKRVLEVPSYRDCAQQFQQEINHSGGINQAIAIIEQAILTKQPVV, from the coding sequence ATGTTACCGATTGGTGAAGCCTTACTCCTAAAAGGTCACAGGGTAACCTTTGTAGGTATACCCGATGCTCAAGCAAGAGTTGAAGCACTTGGTATTCATTTTTTTCCAGTGGCTATGGAATCCTTTCCCCAAGGGAGTATAGAGAAAATCTTTGAAACCTTGGGTAAAAGAGAAGGTCTATCCGCTCTACTTTACACCATAGGAATCTTTCGACACGTTTCATATATGGTTCTCCAAGATGGGGCGATCGCCTGTAAAGATCTCAAGCTGGATGGAATGGTCATTGATCAAACCAGTACCGAAGCAGTGGCGATCGCCAAAATTTTGAATATTCCCTATGTTACAGTCTGTAGTGCTTTACCATTTAACCAAGAAGTTGGAATTCCACCTGTTTTTACAACATGGCAATATGGTGACTCATGGTTTTTCAAATTGAGAAATCAATTGACTAATTATGTAGGTTCTTTGATAGGAAAAATTATCCACGAACCAGCAAACCAGTTTTTAAAAAATAATCAGTTGCCCATACCAACAACTTTTGATTCTTCCCTGGCAATTATCTGTCATCAACCAAAATCTCTGGAATATCCCCGAAAAACCTTGCCTGATAACTTTCATTTTACTGGACCATTTCATACCACAACAAGCCGCAAATTTGTTGATTTTCCCTGGGAAAAATTATCTGATAAACCCCTAATTTATGCCTCCATGGGAACATTGCAAAATCGCCTGAAAAATACCTTTCAAACCATTGCTGCAGCTTGTGAGAATTTGGATATTCAATTAGTGATTTCTCTGGGTGGTTCTGCTAATCCTGAAGATCTACCACCCCTACCGGGTCATCCCCTGGTTGTTCGTTATGCTCCTCAAATTGAACTACTCCAGCGAGCGAGTTTAACAATTACTCATGGAGGTATGAATACCACTATTGAATCTTTGACTCATGGTGTTCCCCTGGTGGCTATTCCTATTACTAATGATCAACCAGGTGTCGCAGCTAGAATTCAATGGTCTGGTTGCGGCGAATTCCTCGAATTAAAACAATTAACAGTGCAGAAGTTACGTGAAAAGGTAAAACGGGTTTTAGAGGTCCCCAGCTATCGAGATTGCGCCCAACAATTTCAACAGGAAATTAACCATTCTGGAGGTATTAATCAGGCGATCGCCATTATTGAACAAGCTATCTTGACTAAACAACCTGTGGTCTAG
- a CDS encoding NifU family protein — translation MELTLENVETVLDEMRPYLISDGGNVEVVELDGPIVKLRLQGACGSCPSSTMTLRMGIERRLKEMIPEIGEVEQVI, via the coding sequence ATGGAACTAACTCTTGAAAACGTTGAAACTGTACTAGATGAAATGCGACCCTACCTAATATCTGATGGGGGTAATGTGGAAGTGGTAGAATTGGATGGACCAATTGTGAAACTACGCTTACAAGGGGCTTGCGGTTCTTGTCCTAGTTCTACTATGACCCTGAGAATGGGCATTGAACGCCGTCTCAAAGAAATGATTCCCGAAATTGGTGAAGTAGAACAGGTCATTTAA
- a CDS encoding SufE family protein: MSLSPDSLPPALGKIVQRFQRASDPKRRYEQLIWYAQKLPEFAEANKVPENKVPGCVSQVYVTARLNDSKVMFAGDSDSQLTKGLLALLIEGLNGLTPKEIIQLTPEFIQETGLNVSLTPSRANGFYNIFRTMQKKALECDPPTGGG, from the coding sequence ATGTCCTTGAGTCCTGATTCCTTACCACCAGCGCTGGGGAAGATCGTTCAAAGATTTCAACGTGCTTCCGATCCCAAGCGTCGCTATGAACAGCTAATTTGGTATGCACAGAAACTACCTGAGTTTGCCGAAGCAAACAAGGTACCAGAAAACAAAGTTCCTGGTTGTGTTTCTCAGGTATATGTTACAGCTAGACTTAATGACAGCAAGGTAATGTTTGCAGGAGATTCAGATTCTCAGCTAACCAAGGGGTTATTAGCACTGTTAATAGAAGGGCTAAATGGATTAACTCCTAAAGAAATTATACAACTAACCCCGGAATTTATCCAAGAAACGGGATTAAACGTTAGTCTCACACCTTCCCGCGCCAATGGTTTTTACAACATCTTCAGGACCATGCAAAAAAAGGCACTAGAATGTGATCCACCAACAGGCGGGGGATGA
- a CDS encoding alpha/beta fold hydrolase: MKQFIQIGDYEAAYIVQGKGEPLVLLHGFFGNGSTLNCLVEQLQSQFQCFSLELLGFGDSSKPKINYLIQDQVAFLKQFVDNLQLQKFYLAGYSYGAWVASAYAIHYPFNLHGLGLIAPAGIRDDSFVGRYDHLKPLLWQTKLVDLAIALYKPFAYFSGNRDGYQKIAQARHALVTQPAAAAMLKSRLKPTDAVDTVEKHIHQISTPTIVIAAENDTTIPQWHSETYAKTIPQTAFYVIPDAEHDFVNTHAPDICRLVYSFFTSVAIDV, from the coding sequence GTGAAACAATTCATTCAAATTGGTGACTATGAGGCCGCCTATATTGTTCAGGGAAAAGGTGAACCATTAGTTTTATTACATGGTTTTTTCGGTAATGGGTCAACCCTAAATTGTCTGGTAGAGCAATTACAATCTCAATTTCAATGTTTCAGCTTAGAGCTATTAGGATTTGGTGACTCTTCCAAACCCAAAATTAATTATTTAATTCAGGATCAAGTTGCCTTTCTCAAGCAATTTGTAGATAATCTCCAACTGCAAAAGTTTTATTTAGCTGGTTATTCCTACGGTGCATGGGTCGCTTCAGCCTATGCTATTCATTACCCATTTAATTTACATGGTTTAGGTTTAATTGCGCCCGCAGGTATTCGTGATGATAGTTTTGTTGGACGTTATGACCACCTTAAACCACTACTTTGGCAGACAAAACTTGTGGATTTGGCGATCGCCCTATATAAGCCTTTTGCCTACTTTAGCGGAAACAGGGATGGTTACCAAAAAATTGCCCAAGCACGTCATGCGCTGGTGACTCAACCTGCTGCTGCTGCTATGTTAAAGAGCAGATTAAAACCAACGGATGCTGTGGATACGGTGGAAAAACATATCCATCAAATTTCGACACCAACAATAGTTATTGCTGCGGAAAATGATACTACTATTCCCCAATGGCACAGTGAAACCTATGCGAAAACCATTCCCCAAACCGCTTTTTATGTTATCCCAGATGCTGAACATGACTTTGTTAATACTCATGCTCCGGATATTTGCCGCTTAGTTTATTCTTTTTTTACATCGGTAGCAATAGATGTCTGA
- a CDS encoding NIL domain-containing protein has protein sequence MKKRVTLTFPKRAIQIPVTYRLARDFNVAANIIRAQVAPNQIGKLVVELSGDIDQLDAAIDWMRSQHIAVSHNLGEIVIDDQLCVDCGLCTGVCPTEALSLNRETYKLTFTRSRCIVCEQCISSCPLQAISTNL, from the coding sequence ATGAAGAAACGAGTGACCCTGACCTTTCCTAAACGTGCAATTCAGATCCCTGTTACTTACCGACTGGCGAGGGATTTTAACGTAGCTGCTAACATTATCCGCGCTCAGGTTGCTCCTAATCAAATTGGTAAACTGGTGGTGGAATTATCAGGTGATATTGACCAGTTAGATGCAGCTATTGACTGGATGCGATCGCAACATATTGCTGTTTCTCATAATTTGGGTGAAATAGTTATTGATGATCAACTATGTGTTGACTGTGGACTGTGTACAGGGGTTTGTCCTACGGAAGCATTATCTTTGAACCGAGAAACATACAAATTAACATTTACGCGATCGCGGTGTATTGTCTGTGAGCAGTGTATTTCTTCGTGTCCATTACAAGCTATTTCGACTAATTTATGA
- a CDS encoding Gfo/Idh/MocA family protein gives MIGVAIVGSGFGQKVHIPAFSSHHKTKIFSIYHRDIKQAHSLARAYDIPHHSDNLEEILALPEVQAVSISTPPFLHYPMGKQVLAAGKHLLLEKPTTLNVTQAKELYQLAKEKNIIATVDFEFRFVPAWQYLHQLLNDNYVGNIRLIKIDWLGSSRANTDRPWNWYSQQEQGGGVLGSLGSHAFDYINWLFGEVTRLNAYLTTAITQRRDPVDGELKVVNSDDNCLISLELEEGIPCQVCISAVVQAKRTHAIEVYGDKGTLIIASENQKDYIYGFRVWGCEIGGSFTELEIPKQLLFPQDYTDGRISAFLRVVDQWVNGIETQKEIVPSLKQGVYSQLLMDLCHQSSHSRTWVDVPSW, from the coding sequence ATGATTGGTGTAGCAATAGTTGGGAGTGGATTCGGACAAAAGGTACATATTCCTGCATTTAGTTCCCATCACAAAACTAAAATATTCAGTATTTATCACAGAGATATCAAGCAAGCCCATTCTTTAGCGAGAGCTTATGATATCCCCCACCATAGCGACAATCTAGAAGAAATTTTGGCATTACCAGAAGTGCAAGCGGTGAGTATATCCACACCACCGTTTTTACATTACCCCATGGGTAAACAAGTATTAGCAGCGGGTAAACACCTCTTATTAGAAAAACCGACCACCCTAAATGTAACTCAAGCTAAGGAACTATATCAACTAGCAAAGGAAAAAAACATTATTGCCACGGTAGATTTTGAATTTCGTTTTGTTCCAGCATGGCAATATTTACATCAGTTATTAAATGACAACTATGTAGGAAATATTAGACTAATTAAAATTGATTGGTTAGGGTCATCTCGTGCTAACACAGATCGTCCTTGGAATTGGTACTCCCAACAAGAGCAGGGTGGTGGAGTTTTAGGTTCCTTAGGTTCCCATGCGTTTGATTATATTAACTGGTTATTTGGAGAGGTGACAAGACTTAATGCTTACTTAACCACAGCAATTACCCAAAGAAGAGATCCAGTGGATGGAGAGTTAAAGGTAGTGAACAGTGATGATAATTGTTTAATTTCATTAGAGCTAGAGGAAGGAATACCTTGTCAAGTTTGTATTAGTGCAGTAGTGCAAGCCAAGAGAACTCATGCTATCGAAGTGTATGGAGACAAAGGGACATTAATTATAGCGAGTGAGAATCAAAAGGATTATATTTATGGGTTTAGAGTTTGGGGTTGTGAAATTGGGGGAAGTTTCACCGAATTGGAGATTCCTAAACAATTATTATTTCCCCAAGACTACACTGATGGTAGGATTAGTGCATTTTTGCGAGTTGTAGACCAATGGGTGAATGGAATAGAAACCCAAAAGGAGATTGTTCCGTCATTGAAACAGGGAGTTTATTCCCAACTGTTGATGGATCTGTGTCATCAATCATCTCATTCCAGAACCTGGGTAGACGTGCCAAGTTGGTAA
- a CDS encoding CHAD domain-containing protein, translated as MKLITTSVTKLSATSLGYLAHQALTKIAEKTLEYEKSVKKDKDPRALHQMRVGMRRLRTAVTSFSSFLDLPSSVNDQSIGKIARTLGKLRDLDVLKEILERDYEPYLSPHQQSSLERAFSAISQERESVCLSVQKIFKSELYKSFKQDLLEWLKNPIYNPLAQLQIQQAVPELLLPQISRFLLHPGWIIGTRTLDTAGITSIKWTPEELEKSLKIQGETLHDLRKQAKRVRYQIDLFDDLYQQSFTQQLGQIKQVQEILGNLQDSMVLNKWLLDIYKSEGESSLTEMMTILATNRYQLWQQWQPLQMEFLKTETRKNLYLTVLQIQ; from the coding sequence ATGAAACTAATCACCACATCTGTGACAAAATTATCAGCAACAAGCTTAGGATACTTGGCACATCAAGCATTGACGAAAATCGCTGAGAAAACCCTTGAATATGAAAAATCGGTCAAGAAAGACAAGGATCCTAGAGCATTACACCAAATGCGAGTAGGAATGCGTCGTTTACGTACTGCCGTTACTAGTTTTAGTTCTTTTTTAGATCTACCTTCATCCGTGAATGATCAAAGTATTGGTAAAATTGCCAGAACTTTAGGAAAGCTCAGGGATTTAGATGTGTTAAAAGAAATTCTGGAGCGGGACTATGAACCATACCTATCACCCCATCAACAAAGTTCTTTAGAAAGGGCTTTTTCTGCCATATCTCAAGAGCGAGAATCAGTCTGTTTATCGGTGCAGAAAATCTTCAAATCGGAACTATATAAATCCTTTAAACAGGACTTGCTGGAGTGGCTAAAAAACCCCATATACAATCCTTTAGCACAGTTACAAATCCAGCAAGCAGTACCAGAACTCCTCCTACCACAAATCAGTAGATTTCTATTACATCCAGGATGGATAATTGGTACGAGAACCCTAGATACAGCTGGGATTACATCAATAAAATGGACTCCTGAAGAGCTAGAAAAAAGCCTAAAAATCCAGGGAGAAACTCTCCATGACCTGCGAAAACAGGCCAAAAGAGTCCGCTATCAAATAGATTTATTTGACGACCTATACCAACAATCATTCACACAACAGCTTGGGCAAATTAAACAAGTTCAAGAAATTTTGGGTAATCTGCAAGATAGCATGGTTTTAAACAAGTGGTTGTTAGATATCTATAAATCAGAAGGCGAATCCAGTTTAACTGAAATGATGACCATCCTAGCTACCAATCGCTATCAATTATGGCAGCAATGGCAACCCTTACAAATGGAATTTTTAAAAACAGAAACCAGAAAGAATTTATACCTAACAGTATTACAAATACAGTAA
- a CDS encoding glycosyltransferase family 4 protein, which produces MKILVLSWEFPPRIVGGIARHVGELYPELVKLGHEIHLITPDVKQASPYEVVEGIYVHRLPVAHSHDFFHWVVNLNQSMGHYGGKLIKEGYFDIIHAHDWLVGDAAIALKHNFKIPLVATIHATEYGRCNGIHNDIQNYVHSKENELAYNAWRIIVCTKYMQKEVTRALQSPPDKIDIIYNGIRPEKKRHHRDFHAQNFRRQFAADHEKIVYYVGRITHEKGIPVLLNAAPQILWEMGGYVKFVIIGGGNTDHLKQQAWDLGIWDKCYFTGFLSDDYLDKFQTLADCAVFPSLYEPFGIVALESFAARVPVIVSDTGGFPEVIEHTKTGIITQVNNPRSLARGILEVLKNPGYGKWLVDNAYQELERRFCWTELAQKTVTVYEKVLKERSQVDW; this is translated from the coding sequence ATGAAGATACTGGTACTAAGTTGGGAATTTCCACCAAGGATAGTTGGAGGTATTGCTCGTCACGTGGGAGAGCTGTACCCAGAATTGGTGAAGTTAGGACATGAAATTCACCTAATTACACCCGATGTGAAACAAGCATCCCCTTATGAAGTGGTGGAAGGTATTTATGTGCACCGATTACCAGTAGCCCATAGCCATGATTTTTTTCACTGGGTAGTCAATTTAAATCAGAGTATGGGTCATTATGGTGGTAAATTAATTAAAGAAGGATATTTTGATATTATTCATGCCCATGATTGGTTAGTAGGAGACGCGGCGATCGCCCTAAAACACAATTTCAAAATTCCTTTAGTTGCTACCATTCATGCGACAGAATATGGAAGATGTAATGGGATTCATAATGATATCCAAAACTATGTGCATAGTAAAGAAAATGAATTGGCGTATAATGCGTGGCGGATTATTGTTTGCACCAAATATATGCAAAAAGAAGTGACCAGAGCCTTGCAGAGTCCCCCAGATAAAATAGACATAATTTATAATGGCATTCGTCCGGAGAAAAAACGTCATCATCGGGATTTTCATGCCCAAAATTTTCGTCGGCAATTTGCAGCTGATCACGAAAAAATAGTGTATTATGTTGGGAGAATAACCCATGAAAAGGGCATACCGGTATTACTCAACGCTGCTCCTCAAATTCTCTGGGAAATGGGTGGTTATGTTAAATTTGTGATTATTGGTGGTGGGAATACGGATCATTTAAAACAACAAGCTTGGGATTTAGGAATTTGGGACAAATGTTATTTCACAGGTTTCCTTTCTGATGATTATTTAGATAAATTTCAAACCCTAGCTGATTGTGCGGTTTTTCCTAGTTTATATGAACCCTTTGGGATTGTGGCCTTAGAGAGTTTTGCTGCGAGGGTACCAGTGATAGTATCAGACACTGGTGGTTTTCCAGAAGTCATTGAACACACAAAAACAGGAATTATCACTCAGGTAAATAATCCCCGCTCATTAGCACGGGGAATCTTAGAAGTTTTGAAAAATCCCGGTTATGGAAAATGGTTAGTAGATAATGCATATCAAGAGTTGGAGCGCCGTTTTTGCTGGACAGAATTGGCCCAAAAAACCGTTACAGTTTATGAGAAAGTGTTAAAAGAGCGATCGCAAGTTGATTGGTAG
- a CDS encoding cyanophycinase, producing the protein MAKWLKTAIDILLKMGTSLLSHLKANFKRYLEKIDRDVTPSAGKSYPYNKCAQSQLAGPVHNLGGGGVDVDDGIQWMINQVRGGDNSDQKVNVLVVRASGNDNYNELIYRMRGVNYVKTLIVKNRQEANRNDIFDQVRNAGVIFFAGGDQCEYIRHWKNTKLEAAIKSVYDKGGAVGGTSAGAMIQSEFVYDSCACEESIETWEALSDPYRNITFTYNFFQWKYLKRTVIDTHFDERKRMGRIMVFIARQIQDGISKDALGIAISEQTSLLVDKNGMAKVAGRGAVYFVLGDHPPQVCQPGQPLTYHEYKIWRLIRGETFNLKHPPSTGYYFRSVKRGKFDRDPY; encoded by the coding sequence ATGGCCAAATGGTTGAAAACAGCAATTGATATCTTGTTGAAGATGGGAACCTCCCTCCTATCCCACTTAAAAGCTAACTTCAAGCGCTACCTGGAGAAAATAGACAGGGATGTTACTCCTTCTGCGGGAAAATCATATCCTTACAATAAGTGTGCTCAATCCCAGCTAGCTGGACCAGTACATAATTTAGGGGGTGGTGGTGTGGATGTGGACGATGGAATTCAATGGATGATCAATCAAGTTAGAGGTGGTGACAACTCTGACCAAAAAGTGAATGTTTTGGTTGTTCGTGCTAGTGGAAATGATAACTACAACGAACTAATTTATCGCATGCGAGGAGTAAATTATGTAAAAACCCTAATTGTTAAAAACCGACAAGAGGCTAATAGAAATGATATTTTTGATCAGGTCAGAAATGCTGGAGTAATTTTCTTTGCAGGTGGGGATCAATGTGAATATATACGTCACTGGAAAAATACCAAATTGGAAGCTGCAATCAAATCAGTTTATGATAAGGGAGGAGCGGTGGGTGGAACAAGTGCAGGAGCAATGATTCAAAGCGAGTTTGTTTATGATTCTTGTGCTTGCGAGGAGAGTATTGAAACTTGGGAAGCACTTAGTGATCCCTACAGGAATATCACCTTTACTTATAACTTTTTCCAATGGAAGTATTTAAAAAGGACTGTAATTGACACTCATTTTGATGAACGTAAACGTATGGGGAGAATTATGGTCTTTATTGCACGACAAATACAAGATGGTATATCTAAAGATGCTTTAGGTATAGCTATTAGTGAGCAAACATCTTTATTAGTAGACAAAAATGGTATGGCCAAAGTAGCGGGAAGGGGTGCAGTCTATTTCGTGCTAGGAGATCATCCCCCCCAAGTCTGTCAACCCGGTCAACCGCTGACTTACCATGAGTATAAAATTTGGCGTTTGATTCGAGGTGAAACCTTTAATTTAAAGCATCCACCATCCACCGGGTATTATTTCAGAAGTGTGAAACGGGGTAAATTTGATCGTGACCCCTACTAG
- the phnF gene encoding phosphonate metabolism transcriptional regulator PhnF, with translation MREIIPIYNQIAHQLREKILQGVFSAGEQLPTETNLAQQFRVNRHTIRQAIGLLKNEGWIRVERGRGTFVAARTIRYPIGKRVRYTQTLKAQGWQAQFELLRILEISADIAISKGLEIGFGERVALVERLGFANDQPISVCSGYFPLKRFPDFFEPSHLQILETEKSISRFLYQVYGCDHIRRSTAVSARLVQPQDAILLQLSDNQPILLAESVNVDQSGNVIEYGVTRFRGDRMELFFQNDLTQYH, from the coding sequence ATGAGAGAAATTATTCCCATTTACAATCAGATTGCCCATCAACTGCGGGAAAAGATTTTACAAGGGGTTTTTAGTGCAGGGGAACAACTACCTACCGAAACAAACTTAGCACAACAGTTTAGAGTAAATCGGCATACTATTAGACAAGCCATTGGTTTATTAAAAAATGAAGGATGGATAAGAGTAGAGAGGGGGAGAGGAACCTTTGTAGCTGCTAGGACAATTCGTTATCCTATTGGTAAGAGAGTGCGTTACACTCAAACTCTTAAAGCCCAGGGTTGGCAAGCTCAGTTTGAGTTATTACGTATTTTAGAGATATCAGCAGATATAGCAATATCCAAAGGGTTAGAAATTGGTTTTGGGGAGAGAGTAGCCCTCGTTGAACGTTTAGGTTTTGCTAATGACCAACCCATTAGTGTATGTAGTGGATATTTTCCATTAAAAAGGTTCCCAGACTTTTTTGAACCCAGCCATCTTCAGATTTTAGAGACAGAGAAATCCATATCAAGGTTTTTGTATCAGGTGTATGGATGTGACCATATTCGACGCAGTACAGCTGTTTCTGCTCGGTTAGTGCAACCGCAAGATGCCATTTTGTTGCAACTCTCCGATAATCAACCTATTCTGTTGGCTGAGTCTGTGAATGTGGATCAAAGTGGTAATGTAATTGAATATGGGGTAACTCGATTCCGGGGCGATCGCATGGAGTTATTTTTTCAAAATGATTTAACTCAATATCATTAG
- a CDS encoding thioredoxin family protein has protein sequence MIPDAPLDPNTPTQSTLGNRVRNFLIVIVAIALTGLLFLGLRNQTSAVSLQELDQASTPLEMAITNNRPSLVEFYADWCTVCQKMAPDIAKLKDKYGDKMNFVMLNVDNSKWLPEMLKYRVDGIPHFVFLGNQGETIAEAIGDTPRTIMDSNLDALIKGSPLPYAQMNGRASGFSAPASTNQDDPRSHGGQVVN, from the coding sequence ATGATTCCAGATGCACCCCTTGATCCCAACACCCCCACCCAGTCAACCCTGGGAAATCGGGTCAGAAACTTCCTCATAGTAATTGTAGCGATCGCCCTCACTGGACTCTTATTTTTAGGACTGAGAAACCAAACCAGTGCGGTTTCCCTTCAGGAACTAGACCAAGCATCTACCCCTTTAGAGATGGCCATAACCAACAATCGACCCAGTCTAGTAGAATTTTACGCTGACTGGTGTACAGTTTGCCAAAAGATGGCACCGGACATAGCAAAATTGAAAGATAAATATGGTGACAAGATGAATTTTGTCATGTTGAATGTGGATAATAGCAAATGGTTGCCAGAAATGCTTAAATATCGAGTGGATGGCATACCCCACTTCGTCTTTTTAGGTAACCAGGGGGAAACTATAGCCGAAGCGATTGGTGATACACCTCGTACCATTATGGATAGTAACCTGGACGCATTAATCAAAGGTTCTCCCCTTCCATACGCTCAAATGAATGGCAGAGCTTCTGGGTTTTCTGCTCCAGCTTCAACTAATCAAGACGATCCTCGTAGTCATGGTGGACAAGTAGTTAATTAG